CGAAGGGCTCGGCCGCGAGCTGCAGCTTGTCGGTCTGTGTGAGCGGGAACGCAGCCTGGAGCCGCGCGCCGACCCCGAACCCGCCCACGCTGCGCAGCTCCGCCTCGTTGCTCTGCTCGATGAAGAACTCCGTGTCCCCGCCGCCCGTGGGGATGGCGAACATCGCCACGAGATCGCTCCGCACATAGAGCGCCTCGATCGGGCGCAGCTCGATGCCGCCCCGGGCCCGCAGCGGGACGTGCTCCAGGAGCGCCCGCTGCGTGTCGAAGTACCCCCGCACGGCCAGCGCCGCCGCCGCGGCCGCCTTCGTGTCGTCGGACGGATCCTGCGTGATGGGGATGGAGGCCGAGAGCCCACCGACGAGCATCAGCATGGGGGAAATGTTCGCGGCGTAGTGAAGTCCTATCGAGGGATTGCCGAAGAAGAACCCCTCGAGCTCCGGCGCGACGGTCGCCGCGTCGCCCTCCGCCGCGTCGCCCTGCCCCGGGCCGGGCGCGCTCGCGTGGCTGCTCCCGTACGCAAACGGCAGCTCGGCGTCGAGGTGGAGCCCCGCGACGAGCTTGATCTGGGCGACCGCCGCGAAGGACGCCACGAAGGACTTCCCCTCCCACGCGCCGCTCGTCCCGTCGCCGCTCACGGCTTCCCAGTCGGGGAGGTTCGCCTCGATGGTGCTGGTGAGCACGTCCGCCTCCACGCCGAGGCGGAAGCCATAGGACTTCGCCCACTGCCCTTCCGTGACGGTCTCCTCGGCGAGCGCCGGCGGGGTGAACGAGAGCAGGAGCGAGAGGGCGGCGAAGGGCGAAGCAAGCTGGCGCATGCGGACAGGGTATCTATTTTTCCGGACCGAGGCCATCCAGCCGCCTCGTCGAGCGGACCTCGGGCCGCGCGCTCCGGGCGAGCGCTACAGGCAACCGCTGGGCACGCTGCCCCAGTGGCTCTTGGCGACGACGAACCCGTCCGGACCCGACGTCGAATGCGAGCCGCACAGGCCGTCGGCGTCGGAGATCACGGAGTCGATGCCGATGCCATACTCCCAGTATTTGACCTCGAGGCTCGAATCGTGGGTCGAGCCGCTTCGCTCCGGAATGGAGGGGACGAGAATGCCGCTCGAGTCGAAGAACTCGAAGCCCGCGATGGAAATCGAGAGCGACACGTTTCGTACCTGGCCGACGCAGGTCGTCCTGCACGTGGGATAGCCGACGGAGCTCTCTTTGGTGAAGCCCGATGGGCAGCCGGCCGAATAGTTGCAGTAGCCGTTGCACGTGACGGGCAGGGGCCCCGGTAGGTCGACGCACTCGTACTCCCCGGTGCCCTGGATCGTCTTGCGCTGGGTCTCGAACCCCCCTGACGTCACCGACGTTCGGCTGCCGAGCTCTCGATACACGTAGTAATCGTTCTTGAACGACTCTTCCTGCGTACAAAGGCCGCCGTTGCAGTGCGTCGCCGCGGCCATCACGATGGGCTCCTGGCCTTGCAGGAGAAAGCGCTCCCCCGCGATCTCGACCGTATGGCGTTCGCCCCCCAGCTCGCCTATCAATTGCGCCTTCGTCAGGGCGAGCTCGTCGGGCGAGCCGATCGACACGCCGGCCACCCTGGTGATCCGGCCGTCCTCGTCCCGTTCGACCGTCGTGGTGCCCATGTCGAGCTCTTCGGCCCGCCTGGCGACCCAGCCGAGGGCGTCGTGCTGGCTCGCGAAGCGCAGCCCGTCGGCAGCCGCGGCCCGCTCGAGCGGGGAGGCGTCCTCCGCTTCGGTCGCTTCGGTCGCTTCGGCGCTGCAGCCCATCATGAACGCCGCGGCGAGCAGAGATGCGGCGCGGTAGGTTCGGCGAGAATTGTTGGTGAGGTGCCGGTGCATTGTGTCGGTCATGGTGCGATCCTCTGTGGCCCTGAGTAATCACACTCCGTGCCACGTCTCGCTTCGCTTCGAGGGCCCATGACCTGGCCAGGTGCTTCGCGGACGCGATCCCGAGGAGCGCGAGCACGGGCTGGTCCTGCGCAAGTTGCGCAGGAACCTGCGCAACTTGGGCGGCGCTGCGCGCAAGGTCAGTAAGCGAGCGTGCAGGTGTTTCCGGCTCCGCACTCTTTGGAGGTGACCGCCGCGACGACCTGGGACGCCGGCATCGGCGTGTAGCGGTACGGGATCTCGAAGACGGTGCCCCTCGAGGCGTTCAAGTCGTCGCCCGTCCCCTGGTTGCCGATCCCCTTCCAGCCTCTTGGACTGCCCATGTCCGTCCAGATCGACCTGTTCTCATCGTAGACGCAGTTCTCGGCGATGAGCGCCATGTCCTTGCCCACGCCGTGGATCTGCCCGCCGCCGGTCTTGTGATAGTTGTTGAGCATGTGCACGTTGCCGTACCGCCCGCGAGGCTGGCGTGAATCGACGCGCTCGCCCCAGTGGCTGTTCATGTACGTGATGTGCAGCTTGCCCACGCTCGCGGGCTCGTCGTCGCTGCCGGCGATCAGGTTCGAGAATCTATGCTCCTTGGCGTACGTATAGTAGAACCGCGCCCAGGAGACGGTGACGTAATCGGCTCCCTGGGTGATGTCGCAGTTGCCGTCCTGGCCGTCGGAGATATCCAGATGGTCCAGCCAGACGTGGTGGGCGCCGTTCCCCGTGTAGACGGCGTCTGCGCCGCCCTTGCACTCGTCGTAGCTGGCGCAACGCGCGCCCCGCACGGCGAGGTTGCGGATGATGATGTTGTGCACGTCGGCGCCGCTCATCCGGATGTTGCCCGCGATGGTCACCCCGGGGCCGACGCCGATGATCGTCTTGTTGGCGCCTGGCGCGAGCGTCCCGCTGTAGTTCCCGGGCTTCACGAGGATGATCGCCGGGGTCGAGCCCTTCGCCGCGTTTTGGCGCTCACTCATCGAGGCCACCGTGATGGCCGACATCAGGTCCGTGCCGCCGCCGGTCGTGCCGCCGGCGACGCTCGCGAAGCCCGGAACCGGATCCGTGATGTGGAGGTCCCCGACCGGGGTCGACGCGCCGGTGCCCTCACCACCGGCGCCCGCTCCACCCGTGTCCGCTCCACCAGCGCCCGCTCCACCCGTGTCCGCTCCACCCGTGCCGGCCGCTTCCCCGGTGACGCCGCCCGTTGCGCCGGTGGTGGCTCCGGCGCCGCCTGTGCCGGCCGTGGTGGTACCGGAACCGCCGGTGGCCGTCGTGCCACCGCCGCTGGTCGCCCCGGCCGCGCCGGGGGGTCCTCCAGAGCCCGAGCCGGGGCCGGACGCGACCTCGGGATCCGTCGAGCTGCAAGCGATCAGCAAGCCGAGAATCGAGAAGGAGGCGAGTCGATACGAGTGGGTCATGGTTCCTCTGCGGGTGCTTGAAGCCAAGCTTCTTTCCCGCAGGTTGCGGGGCGCCCCCGCCGGCCGTCACAAATCGCCGGGACGCTCTCGAACCGCGATCCGCGTCGAATCCTTGAGAGCGCCGAACAAAATCGGACCGAGCCAGGCGGATGAGGCATCGGTATTCACCAAGCTCGTTCGGTCGCGCTCACGGCACGACGCCCTCCCCCACCATCGCTCACCGTCGTGGTCGTGGTCGTGGTCGTGGTCGTGGTCGTAGTCGTGGTCGTGGTCGTGGTCGTGGTCGTCGACGGCTCGTTCGCGAACGTAAACGTCTTCCGGGAAGTGGCATCTCTCCCTCCGCGATGTTGAGCGGAACGGAAAGCGGCGCTCGATGTGGCCAGTCAGGCGGAGGCGGCGACAAGCGCCGACCGAGGGTTCGGCAGAACGTTTACGTCCACGGTCGTGTCGTCGACGACCACGACCACGACCACGACCACGACCACGACCGCGTTGGTGACCGAGGGGGCGGGGGCTGGCATTGTGCCCTCCCGCGCGCCCCGACTCCCCTCACCGCTCGACGCGGTCGAGCCAGGCGCGCGCGTCCTTCTCCAGCAGCGGATCCCCGAGCCGCACCGACAGCTCCAGCAGATCCTCGAACTCCCGCCGCGCGAGCGCGTCATTGCGCGCGTTCTTCAGCAGCATCGCCGCCGCCCAGCGCCCCTGCAGCACGTCGTGCCAGTAGCCCTGCTCCTCCGCCCGCGAGATGAGCGCCTGCAGCCGCTCCCGCGCGTCCCCCGCCCCCGCCACCCCGTCGAGGTACGCGAGATACATCCGGTTCGAGGCGGCCACCCGGTCGTACCCCGCCTCGTCCGCACGCTCCAGCGACTCCGCGAAGAGCGACCGCGCCCGCTCGTGCTCGCCCAGCCGCACGCACGCGTAGGCCAGGTTGTGAAGGTTCACAACCCCGTCGAACCGCAGCCCGAGCGCCCGGTCCAGCTCGATCGCGCGCTCACACGCCTTCGCCGCGGCCCGGAAATCCCCCGCGTAGAGCTCGATCGTCACGAGCAGCTTCGCCCGCACCGCCTCCGCGACCCGATCGCCCGGGGCGGCCGCCTCCCAGCGCGACATCGCCTCCAGCGCCCCGGGCCGATCCCCCGAGGTCGCCCGCGCCAGGGCGACCGACTTGAGCGCCCGCGGGTCGTCCGTCGGCCCGAGCGCGGCGAGGTCGAGCGCCGCCCGCCGCGCGCGCGCGAGCTGCCCCTGAAGGCACGAGACCTCCACGTCGACCGTCAGCGCCTCCTGCAGGAGCTCGCGGCGACCTACCGCCATCTCGACCACGTCGTCGAGCAGGTCGTGCGACAGCCGGAACAGGTTGGTCGCCCCGAGCGCGCGGGCGAGCTCGATGCGCAGCTTCACCCGGAGCTCCAGCGAGCCGACCGCATCGACGCGCGCAAGGATGCGGTCCGACGCCGCCGGCAGCGACGGCGCGCGGCGCGCGTGGCCGGCGGCCTTCGAGAGGATCTCCACCCACCGGCCGAGCTCGTCGGGATCGCGGCGCGCGACGTCCGAGAGCTCGAACGCCCGCGTCATCGCGCCGATCGCCGCGTCGAACTCGCCCCGGCGCACGCGGACCCCCGCCGCGCGCGCCAGGTGCCCCGCCGCGCCGTCCGCGTTCCCGAGCGAGAGCGCCCCGTCCGCCGCGCGGCCGAAGTGGCAGTCGACAAGCGCGAGCACCGCCGGATCGTCCCCGCCCACGCGCTCGAGCCACTCGGCCGCGAGCCAGTGGCCGAGCGCCCGATCCGCGTCCGTCAGCATCTCGTAGGCCGCGTCCCGCACGAGCGCGTGACGGAACGCGAACTCCGGCTCGCCGCGGAGCATCGACTCCGGCCGCGGCTCGAGCAGCTCGCGCTTCTCGAGGGTCAGGAGCCACGACTCGAGCTGCGGCACCTGCCCGCCCCCGCCGAGCATCGCCTCCAGACCCCCCCGCCAGAACACCTCGCCCATCACCGCCCCGGCCCGGAGCACCCGGCGCGCCTCGGGCTCGAGCGCCGCGATCCGCGACTGCATCATCGCGAGCACCGTCTCCGGCACCTCCCCCGCCCGCCTGTCCGCCGTCGCGCGCACGAGCTCCTCGAGGAAGAACGCGTTCCCCGCCGACCGGTCGATGAGCGCCGCGAGCTCGGCCTCCGGCGGCGCGTCGCCGAGGACCTCCCGCACGATCCGCTCGCACGCGCGGCGCGACAGCTCCCCGAGCCGCATCTCCGTCGCCTCGCGATCCTGCCACAGGCCCGGGAACGCCTCGCGCACCCCGGGGCGCGCCAGCGCCAGCACCATGAGCGGCTGGTGCCGGAGGAACCGGAGCGCCGCGTCGAGGGTGTCCACCGTGGCGCGATCGCAGAAGTGCAGGTCGTCCAGCACGATCAGCACCGGCTGCGCGTCGCACTCGGCCCGCAGGAAATCGAGCCACGCCCGCCGCGCCTGCTCCTCCATCACCGCGCGGTCCTGCCGCGCCGCGCGCAGCGCCGGGCTCTCCGGGAACGGCGCCCCGACGAGCTCGCCGAGCAGCTCCGTCACCCGCTCCCGCGAGGCCTCGCCGACGTGCCGCGCGACCCGCGCCGCGAGCTTCTCCCGCCGCGCCTCGGCGGGCTCGTCGTCGAGCAGGCCCGCCGCGCGCCGCACCGTCTGCGCGAGCAGCCCGAGCGGCGCCCCGCCCCGCATCGGATCGCCGTGCGCGCGCCACACCGTGACCGGCTCGCTGCGCGCCTCGACCCGCCGGACCAGCTCGTGCGCGAGGCGCGACTTGCCGACGCCCGCCCCCGCCGTGACCAGCACCACGCGCGCCACCCCCTCGGTGGCGCACTCGTCGAGCACATCCTCGAGCGCGCGGAGCTCCCGCTCGCGCCCCACGCAGGTCGTGGGCTTGCCGAGCACCTTGCGCCCGCCGTCCTGCGGCTCGCGCGCGCCGAGCAGCGTCGGGCCCTGGCTGCCCGCCGCGATCTCGAAGCGGTCGCCGAGCAGCGCGGCCGTCATCTGGTCGATGAGCACCGGCCGGCCCGAGGACGGATCCTCCGCGGCGTGGCGGACCCGCGCGTCGAGCAGCGCGCCCGCGCGGTCGATGACCTGCCCCACCGCCTGCGTCCCGGCGATGACGTCCCAGCCCGTCGCCAGCGCCACCCAGGCCCCGGGCAGGAGCGCGTGGATCGAGAGCGCGCAGCGGGCGGCGTTGCCGGCGAGATCGGTCGGCGAGCCCGCGCCCGCGACGACCGCCGCGACCGAGCCGTCGGCGAGCACCTCGAGGACCGCGCCGTGCGCCTGCGCGGCCTGCCGGACCTCGTGGAACGGCGTTGTCGGCGGCGGCGCGGGCCGGGGCTTCGCCGGCGGCGCCGGCGCGAGCAGGCCCTCGGGCAGCGCCTCCTTGCTGCCGGAGACGACGGTCGCGTGGTGCCCCGACAGCATCGTGTCGCTCGCCCGCTGGGGGCCCGCGATCGCCTGCGGGCGAGCGGACGGGGGGCCGCGCCTGCCGGCGCTCATCTCGGCCGCGAGGACGACGCTGACGAGCCGCCGCTCGCTCTTCGTCAGCGCGGGCGTCGGCAGGCCGTTGCCGGTGGACATGTTGCCCTCCACCACGCTCAGCATCCTGAGCTCGGCGGCGACCTCGCCCGCGTCCGCGGGGCGCTCCGCGGGGTTCTTCGCGAGCAGCCGGGCCACGAGCAGATCGAGCGGCGGCGGGATGTTCGGGCAGAAGGTGCTCGGGCGCGGCGCGGCCTCGAAGAGCACCTTGGCGAGGACGGACAGCGGGTGCTGGGCGACGAACGGCGACCGCCCGGTGAGGCACTCGAACAGGAGGCACCCGATCGAGTAGAGGTCGGCGCGCGCGTCGACGTCGACGTCGCCGCGGACGCGCTCCGGCGCCATGTAAGCGGGCGTGCCGATCGCCGAGCCGGTGAGGGTGAGCTCGTACGTCGCGTCGGCCTGGCGCGCGATGCCGAAGTCGATGAGCTTCGCGCTCCCGATGTCGCCGCCGGGCAGGAACACGTTGGTCGGCTTGAGGTCGCGGTGCACGATGCCGCGCGCGTGGACGGCGGCGAGCGCCTCGGCGACGCGGCCGACGAGCATCAGGCTGTGCTCGATCCCGAGCGGCCCGCGCGACAGCCGCGCGCCGAGGTCCTCGCCCTCGAGCCACTCCATGGCGAGGTAGTAGAGGCCGTCCGCCGTGACGCCGTGGTCGATGTAGCGGGCGACGACGGGGTGCTCGAGCTCGGCGAGCAGGCGCGCCTCCCGCTGGAAGCGCACGACGTGCTCCCTGCCCTGGTTGAAGATCACCTTGAGCGCGACCGCGTGGCCGCTCTGCCGGTCGAGCGCCCGCCACACCGCGCCCATCCCGCCGGAGCCCGCGAGGCGTTCCAGCTGGAAGCGGTTGGCGAGGACGTGACCTGAATGCATGGCGCAAGTATCGGTGTGCAGACCTCCGCGGTCCAGGCGGCCGGGCGCGCGTGGACCGCGAACCGTGGGCCCACCGCCCACGCGGAGCGCGAGGATACTCGTCCCGCGGCGCGGCTACGAGCCTCGAAGGCCCACCGCCGCCGCCGGCCCGACGGGAGCGCGGCCCTCCCTCGCCGGCCGACGGCGCCGCCCACGCCCACGCGAGCGCGCCTGTCGCGCTCGCATGGGCGCGCGCGGGGCCCCGCGCCGCCCGCGCCGCCGCGGCGGAGACGTCAGCTGGCGAGGCGCTCGAGCCGAGCGTCGACCTCGCGCTCGGCGTTCAGCCAGTCTTCAACGGGGTTGTTCCGGAAGCCGGCCCTCTCGGCATATCCATAGGCCACCTTGGCGATCAGGCCGTGGCGCTCCTCGCGCGACAGCCGCGGGCGCGGAGGCGCGGCCTTCGGGGCCTTCGGGGCATCGGCGCTCGCGCGCTCGGCGGCGAGCTTCACGGCCGCAGAGGGCCTCTCGACGGCGGCGGGAGCAGAGACCGCGCTCTCGGGCTGCGCCGAGGCGACCGGGGCGGCGACCAGGCTCTGGGCCCGGGTGGTCTTCGTGCGGGCCGGGGTCTTGCGCTTCGAGCTCATCTCGTCGTCTCTCCTTTCGGGTACACGGGTCGACTAACCCAGGTCCGCGCGTACGCACAAATTTTGAGCACGTAGTTCCTCGGCGCCCGGCCGCCGCCGGTCGGGATCTCCCTTCCAAGAGAGCGTGGTTCGCGGTAGAGTGGATGTCGCTGACCGGGTGAGATCACCCGGCATGTGTCAGCCATCATCCCTCGTTGTTCGTCGCCGCCTCGTGGCCGACGTTCATCCGCCATCGTCCATCTATCGTCCAGCCATCGTTCCCGTTTTCGCTCACGGCGGCCCATCCCCGGTCGCCGCCTGCGCTGAGGACAGCTCGGTAATCCAGAAAACGGCAGGCGCGTCGCTCGCCGTCTGCCCATGAATCGAGGAGATGCGATGTGGAAGAAAGCGCGGCCCCTTCCCGGCGCACGGAACACCTCTGCTCGTCCGGCGGCGGGATGACGCGCGTCGTCTGGGTCGAGGACGACAGCGAGGTGCGGCTCATCGGCGCCTCGGAGCGCTGGGCGCGCGCGATGGAGCAGCTGCGCCGGCTGGCGGAGCACGAGCGCGCGCCGCTGCTCATCACGGGCGAGCCTGGCACGGGCAAGGAGCTCTGCGCGCGGCTGCTTCACGCGGCGAGCCCGCGCGCGGGCGGTCCCTTCGTCGCGGTGAGCGCGGCGCGGCTGCCGGCCGAGCGCCTCCGGGAGGAGCTCTTCGGCGTGGCGGCCGGGGCCGACGGGCGGCCCGCTGCGCGCCCCGGGCTGCTCGAGCTCGCGCGGGGGGGCACGCTGTTCCTCGACGAGATCGGCGCGCTCCCGCCCGAGCTCCAGCCGCGGCTCCTGGCCGTCCTCGACGGGGAGCCGCTCTGCCGGATCGGCGGCGGGGAGGCGCTGGTCGCGGACGTGCGGGTCATCGCCGCGACGAGCCAGGATCTCGCCGCGCGCGTCCTCGAGCGGTCGTTCCACGAGGCGCTCCACCGGCGCGTCGGCGGGCTCGCGCTCTCGCTCCCCCCGCTGCGCGAGCGCGACGGCGACGTGCGCAGGCTGGTCGAGCACTTCCTCCAGCGCCAGAGCGGCGCGACGGGGCTCGCGAGCGCCGGGCTCTCCCCGCGCGCGCTCGCGCAGCTCGAGGCGTATCCCTGGCCGGGGAACGTCCGCGAGCTGCGGAGCGTCGTCGAGCGCGCGTTCCTCCGGGCGCACGGCGCGCCGCTCGATCTGGAGCACCTGCCGCTGGAGATCGGCGCGGCGACGCGTCCCTCGGCGCCGCCGCGCTCGGGCCCGCCGGGCGCGCTGCGGCCGTCGCCGCCCGCGCGCGGCAGCGCGTCGCTCGGCGAGGCCGTGCGCCGCCACATCCTCGCGGTCTACGCGGCCCAGGGCGGCAACGTGACCCACACGGCGAGCGCGCTCGGGATCACGCGGGTCTCCCTCCGCCGGCACCTGCGCCAGTACCTCGCCGCGGACGCGCGCGACAAGGAGCCGCTGAGCGATCGCTAGGGCCGCGCGCCAGGAATCCCGCCAGAGAAACCGGTCGATAGCGACCGGCAGCATCTGCTGGTTGGGCCGCTTGGATGAGAACAGCGTATCTGCGATTGAACGATGCATGCGATGCTGGCGCCGTAGGATGTCGCGATTGGTGGTATCCGTTCGTGTAACCACGTCGTGACGAGCGCTGAGCCAGGGGCGCAGAGTGCCGGGCATGGCAGAAGAGCATTCTCGGGTCCCTCGGGAGGAGTGGCGGAAACGCGTCGAGCGGTGGCGTGACAGCGGGCTGACGGCGGCCGAATTCGCCGGCGAGCTCGGCATCAACCCGCGCACGCTGATGTACTGGAAGTGGCTGCTGGCGCGCGACGACAAGGCCTCTACGCCTGCGCTCGAGCGCAGACAGTCGCCGAAGCAGGCGCGCGCGTCGAAGCAGGCCCAGCTGGCTGCCGCGGTGCCGGTGGCTGGGGATCGCGCCGGCTTGATCGAGATCCAGTCCGCGCCAGCGGACGCGCGGTTCGGCTCGCGAGCTGGGCGCGATGGGGCTCCTCTGAGTCAGCGCGCGCGCCGGTAGTGCAAAGATGTGCAGCTGCAGGGATTCCTGAGTCCCCCCCTACACTAGGTGGGACGTTTTCGGTAGCGGCCCACGGGACAAGTCGGCTCACGTTCGAGGAGACTTGGGTCTCCTGCGTCGCCAAGGTTGATGTGAGCTTGTCTACCATCAGCGCAACGTCAAACCGGGTGCCTGCAGCTGCAGTGCCAGCGCGTAGGCAAATGCAGCTCTTCGCGGGTGGCCACCTCGACGTCGAACCCTGCGCCCACCACGCAGACGTCGGCTTCGATATTCGTCGCATTCATCGCGCGAACATACAGGAAGCGCGCAGGTTTGTCCTGGCCCCCCGCCTGCGCGCTCCGAGGATGATGCGCAGGATCAGCCGCCTCCGTGCCCGACCACCACGATGGTGTTGTTGGTTCCGGTGTCGACGACGTCGGAGGCGTCGAAGACTTTCGCCGTGCAGGACTGCGAGCCAGGGCCCAGCAAGATGGGCTGCCCGCTGTAGTTGGCGAAGTTGTTCAGCGTCAGCAGGTCGTTCGTGCAGCGCAGCGGCGTGCCCACGATGATGTTCGGCGCGCCCACGCTGATGCCCAGGGGAGCGCTGCCCGACAGCACGTTGTGATCGGCCACCAGGCCTTTGCCCATCCGGTGATTTGCCGGATGCTCCCGGCTGCGGACGGGCCAAACGATGCCACTCGGCGGCGCCTGCGCCACACCACCTTCGCCGTACTTGCGGGTCGTTCGCCTCCTGCTCCGGGTGCATTCGGAGCCTGACGGGACGTCGGGATCGTCAATTCAACGCGAAATGGCTCCGTGGCACGAAAGCTCCATGTGCTCGGCGTGACGGGCAAGCACGGCTCAGGCAACGCTCCGCTCGTACCCGAACGATGGGTGCTGCCCACCCATCTCTTGGTTACGGCGTCGGATCAGCGAAGGATCCTCCGAAGATATCCGAGTTGCCGAAAGTGGGCGGACAGTCGGTGTTGGGCCTCGGCGTGGGAACCGTGCCTCCGGTGCGCAGCGACTGACGGAAGGCATCTATCGCGGGGCAGTCTGCGGCCTTACGCACGTCGTTCCAGACAGCAACGCCGAAGTCCCTCGTCGCCGCCGCGTACACGTAGTCGCCCAGAAACTCGGCCACAAGGTCGTTCTGGCTGGAGCCGCGGGGATCGCCTGGATCACCGCGATGCAACTCAGAAAGCCCTGTCGGCGCGCCTCCCACTCCGATGTCGGCGTGGAGCACCACGCCTACGAGGCTCCGCGAATCTGTCGTGTTGTTACGGAACGGGGTACGGAACGCGTTGTAGACGATATAGAGATCTGTTCCATCGGGAGAGAGGGCAGGTGCAGTATAATACCCGCGGTCGCCGGGGCTCTGGATCGTCGTCGGCCCGGACCAGGTCGCCCCACCATCGGTCGAGTGGCTCGAGCATGACACGCTCATTGTTCAAGCCATCTCGGCCGTCGACCCACGTGTCCACGATCTCGTCCGTGGCGTCGTCCCCAGTCGGCGCACCGTTCGCGATATCGACATTGGGAGCGCCAGCGAGATCATTGCGTGCGCCTGCGATGCCATCCATGACGCAGCGGCCGATCACCGGATCGATAAAGAAGCACGGATCGGTGATACGAAAGAGCTCCCGTGGCCGTGTGAAACTTCTCCCGCCGTCGAACGACTGGACCAGCATGTGCGCGCCGTGCGGAGGTAAGAATCGGAAGGGTGACTGGAGCTGTTCGTAGAATACATAAACCACGCCGATGCTATCGGTGCGGATGGTGCAGCCGGACTGCCCCCACATCGTCGGCGGGACGTTGTGCGCAGGGGTCACTTGCTTCTGCTCCCAGGTATCGCCGCCATCGGTCGAGCGTATCACTGTCAGCGGCGCCGCCGCGCCCTGTTGACCTCGGAACTGGGCAAAGCAGACGTAGACGTTGCCGAAGAACGGACTGCTCTCGGCATTGTCGGCCCAGATCTGCTCCTTGTCGGCGAACGTCGTTGAGCTCTGACGCTGCGAAGCGATGACAGGAGGCAGCCAGTTGTTCTGGTCGGCGACTATCTCGGGAGTAAGCTCCGGGTCTCCGTCGATGCGGGACACGGCGACGGCTTCGAAGCCCCTGAACGCCTGCTCGCCGCGCTCGCCACTGAAGTTGGCGGTCAGATTGGCATAGTACAGACGCGAGCCATTGTCCCACGAGAATCCGTTCGGACCTGGGCGAGGACCAAAGGCGACCGCCGGATCGCCGTCGGAGACCAGC
The DNA window shown above is from Sorangium aterium and carries:
- a CDS encoding pectate lyase family protein; protein product: MTHSYRLASFSILGLLIACSSTDPEVASGPGSGSGGPPGAAGATSGGGTTATGGSGTTTAGTGGAGATTGATGGVTGEAAGTGGADTGGAGAGGADTGGAGAGGEGTGASTPVGDLHITDPVPGFASVAGGTTGGGTDLMSAITVASMSERQNAAKGSTPAIILVKPGNYSGTLAPGANKTIIGVGPGVTIAGNIRMSGADVHNIIIRNLAVRGARCASYDECKGGADAVYTGNGAHHVWLDHLDISDGQDGNCDITQGADYVTVSWARFYYTYAKEHRFSNLIAGSDDEPASVGKLHITYMNSHWGERVDSRQPRGRYGNVHMLNNYHKTGGGQIHGVGKDMALIAENCVYDENRSIWTDMGSPRGWKGIGNQGTGDDLNASRGTVFEIPYRYTPMPASQVVAAVTSKECGAGNTCTLAY
- a CDS encoding serine/threonine-protein kinase codes for the protein MHSGHVLANRFQLERLAGSGGMGAVWRALDRQSGHAVALKVIFNQGREHVVRFQREARLLAELEHPVVARYIDHGVTADGLYYLAMEWLEGEDLGARLSRGPLGIEHSLMLVGRVAEALAAVHARGIVHRDLKPTNVFLPGGDIGSAKLIDFGIARQADATYELTLTGSAIGTPAYMAPERVRGDVDVDARADLYSIGCLLFECLTGRSPFVAQHPLSVLAKVLFEAAPRPSTFCPNIPPPLDLLVARLLAKNPAERPADAGEVAAELRMLSVVEGNMSTGNGLPTPALTKSERRLVSVVLAAEMSAGRRGPPSARPQAIAGPQRASDTMLSGHHATVVSGSKEALPEGLLAPAPPAKPRPAPPPTTPFHEVRQAAQAHGAVLEVLADGSVAAVVAGAGSPTDLAGNAARCALSIHALLPGAWVALATGWDVIAGTQAVGQVIDRAGALLDARVRHAAEDPSSGRPVLIDQMTAALLGDRFEIAAGSQGPTLLGAREPQDGGRKVLGKPTTCVGRERELRALEDVLDECATEGVARVVLVTAGAGVGKSRLAHELVRRVEARSEPVTVWRAHGDPMRGGAPLGLLAQTVRRAAGLLDDEPAEARREKLAARVARHVGEASRERVTELLGELVGAPFPESPALRAARQDRAVMEEQARRAWLDFLRAECDAQPVLIVLDDLHFCDRATVDTLDAALRFLRHQPLMVLALARPGVREAFPGLWQDREATEMRLGELSRRACERIVREVLGDAPPEAELAALIDRSAGNAFFLEELVRATADRRAGEVPETVLAMMQSRIAALEPEARRVLRAGAVMGEVFWRGGLEAMLGGGGQVPQLESWLLTLEKRELLEPRPESMLRGEPEFAFRHALVRDAAYEMLTDADRALGHWLAAEWLERVGGDDPAVLALVDCHFGRAADGALSLGNADGAAGHLARAAGVRVRRGEFDAAIGAMTRAFELSDVARRDPDELGRWVEILSKAAGHARRAPSLPAASDRILARVDAVGSLELRVKLRIELARALGATNLFRLSHDLLDDVVEMAVGRRELLQEALTVDVEVSCLQGQLARARRAALDLAALGPTDDPRALKSVALARATSGDRPGALEAMSRWEAAAPGDRVAEAVRAKLLVTIELYAGDFRAAAKACERAIELDRALGLRFDGVVNLHNLAYACVRLGEHERARSLFAESLERADEAGYDRVAASNRMYLAYLDGVAGAGDARERLQALISRAEEQGYWHDVLQGRWAAAMLLKNARNDALARREFEDLLELSVRLGDPLLEKDARAWLDRVER
- a CDS encoding DUF2934 domain-containing protein → MSSKRKTPARTKTTRAQSLVAAPVASAQPESAVSAPAAVERPSAAVKLAAERASADAPKAPKAAPPRPRLSREERHGLIAKVAYGYAERAGFRNNPVEDWLNAEREVDARLERLAS
- a CDS encoding sigma 54-interacting transcriptional regulator is translated as MEESAAPSRRTEHLCSSGGGMTRVVWVEDDSEVRLIGASERWARAMEQLRRLAEHERAPLLITGEPGTGKELCARLLHAASPRAGGPFVAVSAARLPAERLREELFGVAAGADGRPAARPGLLELARGGTLFLDEIGALPPELQPRLLAVLDGEPLCRIGGGEALVADVRVIAATSQDLAARVLERSFHEALHRRVGGLALSLPPLRERDGDVRRLVEHFLQRQSGATGLASAGLSPRALAQLEAYPWPGNVRELRSVVERAFLRAHGAPLDLEHLPLEIGAATRPSAPPRSGPPGALRPSPPARGSASLGEAVRRHILAVYAAQGGNVTHTASALGITRVSLRRHLRQYLAADARDKEPLSDR
- the tnpA gene encoding IS66 family insertion sequence element accessory protein TnpA, which translates into the protein MAEEHSRVPREEWRKRVERWRDSGLTAAEFAGELGINPRTLMYWKWLLARDDKASTPALERRQSPKQARASKQAQLAAAVPVAGDRAGLIEIQSAPADARFGSRAGRDGAPLSQRARR
- a CDS encoding sialidase family protein — its product is MLYAHLTLGLAAPAFAQGGDTLVSVGSPVSHFSQNKQNEPTVAVDANHPNVVAAGANDNIDMEACNAGDPTTCPFTQGVGSSGVYFSFDRGQTWTQPTYTGWTARDCLGPEKCTPHVGPIGTLPKYFENGLVSDGDPAVAFGPRPGPNGFSWDNGSRLYYANLTANFSGERGEQAFRGFEAVAVSRIDGDPELTPEIVADQNNWLPPVIASQRQSSTTFADKEQIWADNAESSPFFGNVYVCFAQFRGQQGAAAPLTVIRSTDGGDTWEQKQVTPAHNVPPTMWGQSGCTIRTDSIGVVYVFYEQLQSPFRFLPPHGAHMLVQSFDGGRSFTRPRELFRITDPCFFIDPVIGRCVMDGIAGARNDLAGAPNVDIANGAPTGDDATDEIVDTWVDGRDGLNNERVMLEPLDRWWGDLVRADDDPEPRRPRVLYCTCPLSRWNRSLYRLQRVPYPVP